From the Manis javanica isolate MJ-LG chromosome 13, MJ_LKY, whole genome shotgun sequence genome, one window contains:
- the LOC140845396 gene encoding olfactory receptor 7G2-like, with translation MKPTNHTDVSEFLLLGLTEDPELQPILFGLFLSMYMVTILGNLLIVLAVGSDPHLHTPMYFFLSHLSFTDICISTTTIPKMLMNIKIHNQHISYTGCLFQMGLVIGFGGFESCLLAAMAYDRYVAICHPLMYTVIMNPMLCVLLILLSLLVGMGNALLHSLMVLRLSFCRDLEVPHFFCELAQVIKLACSDTLINNILIYFVASLFGGVPVSGVIFSYTQILSSILRMPSVEGKRKAFSTCGSHLSVVSLFYGTALGVYISSAVTDSSRKTAVASVMYIVVPQMINPFIYSLRNRDMKRAFKKIINRIPPSLMMSPPLDLFLLNESK, from the coding sequence ATGAAGCCTACAAATCACACAGATGTCTCAGAATTCCTCCTCCTGGGACTGACAGAGGATCCAGAGCTGCAGCCCATCCTCTTCGGGCTGTTCCTGTCCATGTACATGGTCACCATCCTGGGGAACCTGCTTATCGTCCTTGCCGTCGGCTCTGatccccacctccacacccccatgtacttcttcctgtccCACCTGTCCTTTACCGACATCTGTATAAGCACAACCACCATCCCTAAGATGCTGATGAACATCAAAATACACAATCAGCACATCAGTTACACAGGATGCCTTTTCCAGATGGGCTTAGTCATTGGTTTTGGTGGATTTGAAAGTTGTCTCCTTGCagcaatggcctatgaccgctacgtggccatctgtcaCCCCCTGATGTACACGGTCATCATGAACCCCATGCTCTGTGTTCTGCTcattctgctctctctgctcgTTGGCATGGGGAATGCGCTGCTCCACAGTCTGATGGTGCTGAGGCTGTCCTTCTGCAGGGACCTGGAAGTCCCCCACTTCTTCTGTGAACTTGCTCAGGTCATCAAGCTGGCCTGCTCTGATACCCTCATCAATAATATCCTGATATATTTTGTGGCTTCCCTCTTTGGGGGTGTTCCTGTATCCGGGGTCATTTTCTCTTATACGCAAATTCTCTCTTCTATTTTGAGAATGCCCTCAGTGGAGGGAAAGCGcaaagccttttccacctgtggATCTCACTTGTCAGTTGTCTCCTTGTTCTATGGGACAGCTTTGGGGGTGTACATTAGTTCTGCAGTTACTGACTCTTCCAGAAAGACTGCAGTAGCTTCAGTGATGTACATCGTGGTTCCTCAAATGATAAATCCgttcatctacagcctgaggaataGGGACATGAAAAGGgcctttaagaaaataattaataggaTACCTCCATCTTTAATGATGTCACCTCCTTTGGACTTGTTTTTATTGAATGAGTCAAAGTGA